The Parcubacteria group bacterium genome contains the following window.
TCATATAGCTACTTGCTTCCCGTATGCTGTAAAAAACTCCGCTTAAGTTGATAGCGATTACTTTTTCCCAAACCTCATCAGACATAGTGACTATTTCCCCCACCAGTCCAATGCCGGCGTTATTGACCATAATATCCAATTTCCCAAATTTTTCCACAGCAGCATCTATTAAATCTTTCACTTCTTCTTTTTTGGAAGTGTCCGCTTTCACAAAAATTGCATTCTCTGCTAATTCATCAGAATAAGGATTCACATCTGAAAAGACCACCTTGGCGCCTTCCTTGAGATACATTTGGGCAATCGCTTTGCCCAAGCCAGAAGAAGCTCCGGTTACGATTGCCACTTTGTTTTTTAATCTCATAGTTTTTGTTTCTATTTTATGTTTTTTTGCAAAAATATAAAAAGATAATTTTAATTATTAAAATAATTTTTCACGCATCTTAAATTCATTACTTTTGGCAATAAATTCCTATAAATCAGAAATGATACTGAAAAAGCAATAACAATACTACCTATAACATCAATCGGATGGTGTACTCCAGCCAAAACTCTGGCGATGCCCACTAGCATAGCAAGCATAAGAAGCAATATTCCTAATTTTCGGTTTAAATAAAAAATGATTGCAGATATAGCGCTACTCAGTAAAACGTGGTCTGAAGTAAATCCATTATCTGGTACGTGAAAAATTAGAGGCACTGAATGACTTAAAGCAAAAGGACGTGGGTTGTAATAAAAAATTGATAGTGTTTTTGCCACTATATAAATAGCCGGTAAGGATATGAGACTGAATATGATAATCCGCCGTTGTCTGTCTCTTGACTGCTTTAGAAAATATAAAAAAGCAATAATCATTATTAAAAATATCAAATACTTCGCTCCGAAAATTATCAGATTATTTGATAAATATCTCATAAATAAAATTTTAAGGCTATGATACTGAACTATAAATATTTTCCGTATACATCTGGGTCATAATAGCAATTCGGATTAGGAACTTCATCGGGGTCAAGACAGCATTCCATATCCATATGCCCTTTCTTGTGGTCTTTTTTATCGCTCTTATGCGGATGGTCGTGTTTATGATTGCAAACTTTTCTTCCCAGACTGTCCACATCATAAACATACGGCATCGGAGCCCTGACCACTGGCTCAATACTTGCCTTCGGTCTCTTGATGTCAATCAGATTGAAAGTTGAGGCTGCTGAAATGAATTCGGGAATATTTTGAATTATTTCTTTTTCCGATTGGATGGTTTTCTCTTCCTCGCCTGACAGAATTGGGACAATGTTATACATATAATCGTCGCTGGTCAGAGTGTAGAAATAGGCGGGATTGTAACAATCGTCATCGGAAGGAATATAAATTTGTTCGGCTGGATAATCTTCGTTTTCCGCCAGATGACCTTCAATTGTTTGGCAAGCACCTTGTTCTTTCAGTTCTTCGTTTTTAACAGTCGGGAACTCATCGGTACCGGAAAGTTCCTTGATTTTATTAACATTATATACCACCACATCAAAACCAATGTAGTGGTTAGCATCATTAATTTCTGATTTTCTAAACTCGTAGCGGTATTCCCATTTGGCTCCTTTGGTGGCACTTTTTAGGACTGGCTTTTTCCAATTGTCTGGATATTTCAATTCAAAGCCATACCACTGAGTCTGATAGGTTTTCCAATCGGTTGTATCAATAGTCGGATTTTCCGCTTCGTTTTCCTCCATAACCGCCTGCTCCGTTATTTTACCTGCTTCTGGCTGAATGAGTTTATATGACAGTTTCTTGTGATTCGTTATCAATAAAGCCATTAGTCCGATGGACATTGCTGTGATAACGATATCTCTTACTAAGTTTTCCTTGCAGAAAATAGCACCACATACCGATTTTTTATTTTTTTGCTTTTCTTTTTGTTTTTTCATACAAAACCAACGCTTCAAGATACTTACAAATACTTTTTTAGACTATCTTAAATTTCGCTTCTTGGCAACAAAAAACACGCCCTACTCTTCAATCCTCAATGCCCTACCTTTAACAATCGCTTCGGCAATCTTAATTCTGGCAGAAGATAAAATCCGCTGGAAAGTGCTTTGCGAAGTATTCATTTTTTCCGAGGCTTCAGTTTGTTCCAAACCGTCAAAATCTTTTAGCTTCACCGCTTCCATTTCCTCCTTGGTCAAAACGACCTCCTCCAAATCATACATCGGAATTCCTTGGGGTTTAAAATAATGGGCTTTGGGTTTAAATCTCAAACGTTTGCATAATCTTGGTCTGGTCATATTATTTTCTTCTATTTTTATTCTATAAAAACAGCAACCGCAATTACCGTTGTCCATAAATTATCTTTATTCCCTTCTGCTGATTGAGTAATGTTTGTTGTTTTAAAAATATATCCTGAAGATTTATAAACTTGTTCCCTTTCTTGCCAAGCGGTATCGGAATCAAAATCTACGCCCAAAGTTGTTGCCAGCATCGTAGCCGCCAAATCCTCGGCATACTCTCCTGCCTTTTCGCCCTTTTCTCCGAAAGCATGATGTTCTGAAAGATAACCGTAATGATTATTATCCTTGGGAATAGCCAATCCGATAGAAGCTGAAATCAATCTATTGGGTTCATTATTATCATTTCTTGCCATAATGCAATAAGTTATTTCTCCAGCATTCAATAATTTTTCTCCTTCTTTTTTCGGAATTATTTTGCAATTTGGAGGAAAAATTGAAGAAACGCAAACAAGATTGCACTTTTCAATTCCCGCATCTCTTAGAGCTAATTCAAAACTTGCCAGCTTATCCTTATGCACTCCCACTCCTTTTGTTAGAAAAATTTTTTGCGGTACCATTTTTGTTATATTGTTTTAAATTGATTATTTTCTTTCTAAATTTATATTACACTTTGGACATTTTAAATTTGAGCAAGGAACGCCTCTTTCGTGCAGAACGCTATAACCACATTTAGGACAAACGCATTTTCCATCAGGTCCTTTACCAACGGCCTCTTCTATTTTTTCCGTAAACTTTCCTTTTCTTTGCCAGCCAAAGCTCTTACCGAGACTTGGTTTGTAAAAACTATTTTCAATTTCGTGACTGACAATTTGAATGACTACATACTGCAAGCTTTCAATTCCATTGACCAATTTTTCTCTCAAGATATCGGAAACCTTAGTTGCCTCTTCCACTTTTAAATTGTTTGGCAAATTTATTTCCAGATTAGCGGTGACTGCCGAACCTTTCTTTTGTGTCTTAAGCGAAACTATTTCAATATTTTCATTTTTAGCGATTAACCTTATGACATTTTCAATTTTTTCTCCAGCCGAAACATCCAATAGCGATTCTGTAGCTTCTTTACCGATTAAAAAAGCTTCTTTCATTATATACAATCCCATCAACATCGCCAAAAGAGCATCCGCATAAATCCAATAGGGAGTCAACAACAATCCTCCGACAATCACCAAGGAAGTGTAAACATCAATTCTGGAATGGACTCCATCAGAAAGCAAGCTCAAGGAATTTTCTTTTTTTCCGTAATAAATTTTGAGTCTGGCCATTATTTCATTGGCAACAGCGGTAAGTATCATAACCGAGAAAGCCAAATAGCCAATTTCAATTTTTTCTGGCTCAAAAAAACTTTTAAAAGCATTGTAAATAATACCAACTCCAGTTACCGCAATGACTATCGCAATAATAACCCCGCTTAAAACTTCAAATTTGTAATGCCCATAAGGGTGTTCCTTGTCTGCTGGCTTTCCTGACATTCTAATTCCGATATAGCTGATGGCTGAGGAAAATATATCCGCAAAAGAATCAATTCCTGCCGCCAGAATTGCCGATGAATTGGAAAAAATACCGACAGCAATTTTACCCCCAGCCAACAGAGCATTTACCAGTATTGATATGATTGCGATTTTTTCTTTCATACATTTATATTACAATTTATCCAAACATTAGCCATTGAGGTTTAAAAATTAACAGCAACCCAATAATCAACATAATCAATCCGCCAATCAGTTGCGAATATTTGGAATATCTCGTAGAAATCCCAGTCATTTCCAATGTAACCATCGCCATAAAGAAAATAAACAAATCGTCCAGCATAAAAAAGAAAATATAAAGCAAAATATACAGATAATATTGCCATTTGGAAAGTTCATTGAGTGCCAATATCTGTGTGTAAACCGCAGGAAGTCCTGCTGAGCAAATAAGTTCTACCAGATTTACCATAAAAGCTAAAGCAATAATTCCTCCCAAGGCTATCCAAAAGCTGTTTTTACCGACAACTGATTTTAATTTTTGGAAAACTTTTTGACGGTTTTCATCGCTGACTACTTTACAACCGCTCTCTTTATTAAACAAAAATTCCCTAAGGCTGTATCCTCCTCCTAACAAAGCCACAATTCCAATAGCTATTCGTACCCAGACAACAAAACCTAAAAATAAAATGAGATTGAGCCAAGCAGACATAAACATAAAATAGACAGAAGCAGAAGCAACTATGAAGGCTGTTCCTAAAATCCACATTCTTTTTTTATCTTTCATTCCTAAGAGCAAACTGATAAGGAACAGTAGTGTCCACATCGCACAAGGATTGAATCCGTCCAGAAGCCCCATAATTATAGTAATGATTGGCAAAGAAAATTCGTAAACGTTAATTTTACCAATAAATGGAAGCTTGATTACTTTTTCTTTTCTGTTTTCTTCAGACACGCTATTTTGTTTTGAGTCTTCTTTACTTCTATCTTCGGAATTTATTATATTTTTTATTTTATCAGGACAACTGATTTTATCACATTTTTCTATTTGATTTTTAATTTCTTCTGAAGTTATATTTTCGGCATATCCAACAAAAAATTTGTCACCAATGACTGAAAATGGAACACCTGTGACATCCGCATTTAATGACTTTCCGACTTTTTGCAAAAACAATGCGTTTTCTTTATTGCGGTAAATTTCAAAACTTTTTATTTCCAAATTTGGATAAATTTTCTGCATTTCCTGCAAAAATTCTATTTCTTTGGCACAATGTGGACAGCCATCGCCATAAAAAAAATATGCCTTGACTGAATCGGAAGCGTTTACTCCCAAACTTGCCTGAAAAAATGTGAACACTGAAATAAAAAATATAGCTAACGTTTTTTTCATAAAGCTACCTGTCTTTGTTTTGGTTGATAAGTTCAATCAACTTGTCTTCATCAACTTCTCCGTTTAATCTTAAAATTTCATTCTCCTTGTTATCTAAAAAAATGAAAGTTGGCAAAGTTCTGTCAATTTTGTATTTTTCTACCATTTCTTTGTCACTATCAAAATCATAATATTCAGTTTTAAGCCAAGAATTTTCTCCTTCAATTTTTTTCCATCTCGGCTTCATTACCAAACACCCAGAGCACCAAACGGCTCCGAATTTGAGCACTTTCATAAATCTTGTTTTAAATTGTTATTCATCTCTATATTGCGAATGATTTCCTGAAACAGAACTTTGTATTCAGAATTTATTTCAACAATGGGCTTCATCTTAATAGTCGCATCAACAAAATCTTTTCTGTATGGAATTTTTCCCAATATAGGAACATCGTTTTCCTTGGCAAATTTTTCTATCTTCAAGCAAAAATTGCTTGCCAAATCGTGCTTATTGATAACTATTCCGTGCTTGATTTGAAAATGGCGAGCCAGGTACAAAACTCTTTTCAAATCGTGAAGAGCTGAAGGTGTCGGTTCAGTTACAGCGACAATATAATCCGTACCAACCAAAGAAGCGATTACTGGGCATCCCACTCCTGCTGAAGAATCTATTAGCAACATTTCGGATTTTATCCGATTGCTTATTTTATCCGCATATTTTCGGACTTCCGCCACAATTTCTCCCGAAGCCAATTCGCCCAGTTTAAGTTCTCCTGAAATCAAATTTACTTTGTAATTTTTTCCCTCATAAATTGCACCTATTTCTTTTTTGGATTCTGAAATAGCTCCAGTCGGACACGCTACCTTGCAAGCCTTGCAACCAATGCAAACATCTTTAACGAAAGCAGGGTATTTATTTTCGACAAAAACAATGGCGTTTTGTTTGCAGACTTCAGCACATTTTCCGCATTTGATGCATTTCTTAAAATCCCATTTGGGAATGGCTTGATAGACTGTTTCGGTTTTTTTTCTTTTGGCAGAAATTATAAGATGGTCATTGGGGCATTCCACATCAGCATCAACCAAAAGCGTAATGTATTTTTTGGCAAATTCAATCGCCAAAGAAGTGGCAACCATTGATTTCCCCGTTCCGCCTTTTCCGCCAGTAATGGCTATTTTCATATTTTATGTTCTTCACAAACATCTTCAGAAGACGCTTTTTTAAGTTTATCGTTTTTCCATAATTTAAAAATCTCTTTGACTATTTCCGCCTGATGGACATATATTTCTATATTAAATTCTCCGCATAGATTGAGGGCTTTCGGACCCAAGCCTCTGCAAAGCAAAACATTAGCACC
Protein-coding sequences here:
- a CDS encoding arginine decarboxylase, pyruvoyl-dependent; this encodes MVPQKIFLTKGVGVHKDKLASFELALRDAGIEKCNLVCVSSIFPPNCKIIPKKEGEKLLNAGEITYCIMARNDNNEPNRLISASIGLAIPKDNNHYGYLSEHHAFGEKGEKAGEYAEDLAATMLATTLGVDFDSDTAWQEREQVYKSSGYIFKTTNITQSAEGNKDNLWTTVIAVAVFIE
- a CDS encoding thioredoxin family protein, with protein sequence MKVLKFGAVWCSGCLVMKPRWKKIEGENSWLKTEYYDFDSDKEMVEKYKIDRTLPTFIFLDNKENEILRLNGEVDEDKLIELINQNKDR
- a CDS encoding DUF134 domain-containing protein gives rise to the protein MDNGNCGCCFYRIKIEENNMTRPRLCKRLRFKPKAHYFKPQGIPMYDLEEVVLTKEEMEAVKLKDFDGLEQTEASEKMNTSQSTFQRILSSARIKIAEAIVKGRALRIEE
- a CDS encoding NifB/NifX family molybdenum-iron cluster-binding protein yields the protein MKIVIPTDGKKGLDDKIAEHFGRCNTYTFLNEKGEVLEIIDNTSEHMGGQGLPPELMKAHGANVLLCRGLGPKALNLCGEFNIEIYVHQAEIVKEIFKLWKNDKLKKASSEDVCEEHKI
- a CDS encoding phosphatase PAP2 family protein, whose translation is MRYLSNNLIIFGAKYLIFLIMIIAFLYFLKQSRDRQRRIIIFSLISLPAIYIVAKTLSIFYYNPRPFALSHSVPLIFHVPDNGFTSDHVLLSSAISAIIFYLNRKLGILLLMLAMLVGIARVLAGVHHPIDVIGSIVIAFSVSFLIYRNLLPKVMNLRCVKNYFNN
- a CDS encoding ATP-binding protein, with translation MKIAITGGKGGTGKSMVATSLAIEFAKKYITLLVDADVECPNDHLIISAKRKKTETVYQAIPKWDFKKCIKCGKCAEVCKQNAIVFVENKYPAFVKDVCIGCKACKVACPTGAISESKKEIGAIYEGKNYKVNLISGELKLGELASGEIVAEVRKYADKISNRIKSEMLLIDSSAGVGCPVIASLVGTDYIVAVTEPTPSALHDLKRVLYLARHFQIKHGIVINKHDLASNFCLKIEKFAKENDVPILGKIPYRKDFVDATIKMKPIVEINSEYKVLFQEIIRNIEMNNNLKQDL
- a CDS encoding cation diffusion facilitator family transporter, translated to MKEKIAIISILVNALLAGGKIAVGIFSNSSAILAAGIDSFADIFSSAISYIGIRMSGKPADKEHPYGHYKFEVLSGVIIAIVIAVTGVGIIYNAFKSFFEPEKIEIGYLAFSVMILTAVANEIMARLKIYYGKKENSLSLLSDGVHSRIDVYTSLVIVGGLLLTPYWIYADALLAMLMGLYIMKEAFLIGKEATESLLDVSAGEKIENVIRLIAKNENIEIVSLKTQKKGSAVTANLEINLPNNLKVEEATKVSDILREKLVNGIESLQYVVIQIVSHEIENSFYKPSLGKSFGWQRKGKFTEKIEEAVGKGPDGKCVCPKCGYSVLHERGVPCSNLKCPKCNINLERK